Proteins encoded together in one Onychomys torridus chromosome 1, mOncTor1.1, whole genome shotgun sequence window:
- the LOC118592446 gene encoding RNA-binding protein 4B produces the protein MVKLFIGNLPREATEQEIRSLFEQYGKVLECDIIKNYGFVHIEDKTAAEDAIRNLHHYKLHGVNINVEASKNKSKASTKLHVGNISPTCTNQELRAKFEEYGPVIECDIVKDYAFVHMERAEDAVEAIRGLDNTEFQGKRMHVQLSTSRLRTAPGMGDQSGCYRCGKEGHWSKECPVDRTGRVADFTEQYNEQYGAVRTPYTMGYGESMYYNDAYGALDYYKRYRVRSYEAVAAAAAASAYNYAEQTMSHLPQVQSSAVPSHLNSTSVDPYDRHLLQNSGSAATSAAMAAAAPSSYYGRDRSPLRRNAAVLPAVGEGYGYGPESEMSQASAATRNSLYDMARYEREQYVDRARYSAF, from the exons ATGGTGAAGCTGTTCATTGGAAATCTGCCCCGGGAGGCCACAGAGCAAGAGATCCGCTCACTCTTCGAGCAGTACGGGAAGGTGCTGGAATGTGACATCATTAAGAACTATGGCTTTGTGCACATAGAGGACAAGACGGCCGCTGAGGATGCCATTCGCAACCTGCACCACTACAAGCTGCACGGAGTGAACATCAATGTGGAAGCCAGCAAGAATAAGAGCAAAGCTTCAACCAAGTTACATGTGGGCAACATCAGCCCCACGTGCACCAACCAAGAGCTTCGGGCCAAGTTTGAGGAGTATGGCCCGGTCATCGAATGTGACATCGTGAAAGATTATGCCTTTGTACACATGGAGCGGGCAGAGGATGCAGTGGAGGCCATCAGGGGCCTTGACAACACAGAGTTTCAAG GCAAACGAATGCATGTGCAGTTGTCAACTAGTCGACTTCGGACTGCCCCTGGGATGGGAGACCAGAGTGGTTGCTATCGGTGTGGGAAAGAAGGACACTGGTCCAAAGAGTGCCCAGTAGACCGTACAGGGCGTGTGGCAGACTTTACTGAGCAATACAATGAACAGTATGGAGCAGTGCGCACGCCCTATACCATGGGTTATGGGGAATCCATGTATTACAACGATGCCTATGGAGCACTTGACTACTATAAGCGCTACCGGGTCCGATCTTATGAAGCTGTGGCAGCAGCCGCTGCAGCTTCTGCATACAATTATGCAGAGCAGACCATGTCTCATCTTCCTCAAGTCCAGAGCTCAGCTGTGCCCAGTCACCTCAACTCCACTTCTGTTGATCCCTATGACAGACACCTATTGCAGAACTCCGGCTCAGCTGCCACCTCAGCAGCCATGGCTGCCGCTGCCCCTTCCTCCTATTATGGAAGGGACAGGAGCCCACTACGTCGGAATGCAGCTGTGCTCCCTGCAGTTGGAGAGGGCTACGGTTATGGGCCAGAGAGTGAGATGTCTCAGGCTTCAGCAGCGACACGGAATTCTCTGTATGACATGGCTCGGTATGAGCGGGAGCAGTATGTGGACCGAGCACGGTACTCAGCCTTTTAA